In a genomic window of Penaeus monodon isolate SGIC_2016 chromosome 27, NSTDA_Pmon_1, whole genome shotgun sequence:
- the LOC119590708 gene encoding muscle M-line assembly protein unc-89-like isoform X1 yields MNKRNVPKSTMPDRRRQRHQRTRQDAGVRDDPVGASNRDEVRPKAPPPEMTRPERQGGSGVSYAEPKEYEAVTIMPDKEAPSEPQKYRRREVISNWSRYEELPPDDEPEDGEDYMIGEDFSKILEQQANSADGGFFKMKGEKMWDDTEISILTSHGLGALNVADLVAAFNTIPLHVQLNIPEEALPKRVVKHYVNLAEDHLKLYKPSSGYADCMDINEKILQSLKISEDEPLTLVNDEAADDRQGCKNAVDVALTLSSEFAPEPDDVDLDTLIREPSPEKRPSPVKEMKRRVKETTPVKEFSPAKEYSPMRDFKPVKDVSPIKDFSPVKEFSPIRDISPVKEVSPFREISPLKEPSPFKETSPFKEISPLKDINPIQDASFMKEVSPLKEISPMREIPQVSNETNPVTEEPKVEDMPKVETEVTHAPKERRRGRREANTSAQNKKSENEKPKEFVRDKSPKEKVKEKSPREKRKEKGPKEQVKEKSPREQVKEKSPREQVKEKSPREQVKEKSPWEQVKEKSPKETNLIIPDFSVPKKMENNDSPMEFNFGLLRASASALSESKKTAKDEKKEFELPPLKLEVKEESVPEGPVIDLDAPVKAEKPVLLLSKTEADDLEDWLDSVLDD; encoded by the exons ATGAACAAGAGAAATGTACCGAAAAG CACAATGCCTGATCGCCGACGTCAGCGCCATCAGAGGACGCGGCAAGATGCTGGTG TCCGTGATGACCCTGTCGGAGCTAGTAACAGAGATGAGGTGAGGCCAAAAGCACCTCCTCCTGAGATGACTAGACCTGAGAGACAAGGAGGTAGTGGAGTAAGTTATGCTGAACCCAAGGAGTATGAAGCAG TGACCATCATGCCTGATAAGGAAGCTCCATCCGAACCTCAGAAGTACCGTCGCCGAGAAGTGATAAGTAACTGGTCAAGATATGAAGAGTTGCCCCCAGATGATGAACCTGAAGATGGGGAAGATTATATGATTGGGGAAGACTTCTCCAAGATTCTTGAACAGCAAG caaACTCAGCTGATGGAGGGTTCTtcaagatgaaaggagaaaaaatgtggGATGACACAGAGATTAGCATTCTTACTTCTCATGGTCTTGGAGCATTGAATGTGGCTGATCTTGTGGCTGCTTTTAATACCATACCACTACATGTGCAACTTAACATCCCAGAGGAAGCACTACCT AAACGTGTGGTTAAACATTATGTAAATCTTGCAGAAGACCATCTGAAGTTGTATAAACCTAGCAGTGGTTATGCAGACTGCATGGATATTAATGAAAAGATTCTCCAGAGCCTGAAAATCAGTGAGGATGAGCCCCTTACACTTGTGAATGATGAAGCAGCTGATGATAGACAGGGCTGCAAGAATGCAGTGGATGTGGCATTGACATTGAGTAGTGAATTTGCTCCAGAGCCTGATGATGTTGATCTAGATACGCTAATTAGAGAGCCAAGTCCAGAGAAACGGCCAAGTCCAGtcaaagaaatgaagaggagggtCAAAGAAACTACCCCAGTGAAAGAATTTAGTCCTGCTAAGGAGTATAGTCCAATGAGAGACTTTAAACCTGTGAAAGATGTTAGCCCAATAAAAGACTTTAGCCCCGTTAAAGAATTTAGTCCAATTAGAGATATTAGTCCTGTTAAAGAAGTTAGTCCATTTAGAGAAATTAGTCCACTAAAAGAACCGAGTCCATTTAAAGAAACTAGTCCGTTTAAAGAAATTAGCCCACTTAAGGATATTAATCCAATTCAGGATGCTAGTTTTATGAAAGAAGTTAGCCCTCTTAAAGAAATTAGTCCCATGAGAGAGATTCCTCAAGTGAGCAATGAAACTAACCCCGTGACTGAAGAACCTAAAGTGGAGGATATGCCTAAGGTAGAGACCGAAGTCACTCATGCtccaaaggagaggagaagaggcagaagagaagCAAATACCTCAGCACAAAACAAGAAATCTGAAAATGAGAAGCCAAAAGAATTTGTAAGAGATAAAAGTCCTAaagaaaaggtgaaggagaagagtcccagagagaagagaaaggaaaagggccccAAGGAACAGGTGAAGGAGAAGAGCCCAAGGGAACAGGTGAAGGAGAAGAGCCCAAGGGAACAGGTGAAGGAGAAGAGCCCAAGGGAACAGGTGAAGGAGAAGAGCCCATGGGAACAGGTGAAGGAGAAGAGTCCCAAAGAAACAAATCTAATCATACCAGACTTTAGTGTGccaaagaaaatggagaataatGATTCTCCGATGGAATTCAATTTTGGGTTGCTACGGGCTTCTGCATCTGCCCTTTCTGAGTCTAAGAAGACTGCCAAGGATGAAAAGAAGGAGTTTGAGCTGCCACCCCTAAAGCTTGAGGTGAAGGAGGAGTCGGTTCCGGAAGGACCAGTGATAGATTTGGATGCGCCTGTGAAAGCAGAGAAACCTGTGCTGCTCCTTAGTAAGACTGAGGCTGATGACTTGGAGGATTGGCTGGATTCTGTACTTGATGATTAA
- the LOC119590708 gene encoding muscle M-line assembly protein unc-89-like isoform X2, which translates to MPDRRRQRHQRTRQDAGVRDDPVGASNRDEVRPKAPPPEMTRPERQGGSGVSYAEPKEYEAVTIMPDKEAPSEPQKYRRREVISNWSRYEELPPDDEPEDGEDYMIGEDFSKILEQQANSADGGFFKMKGEKMWDDTEISILTSHGLGALNVADLVAAFNTIPLHVQLNIPEEALPKRVVKHYVNLAEDHLKLYKPSSGYADCMDINEKILQSLKISEDEPLTLVNDEAADDRQGCKNAVDVALTLSSEFAPEPDDVDLDTLIREPSPEKRPSPVKEMKRRVKETTPVKEFSPAKEYSPMRDFKPVKDVSPIKDFSPVKEFSPIRDISPVKEVSPFREISPLKEPSPFKETSPFKEISPLKDINPIQDASFMKEVSPLKEISPMREIPQVSNETNPVTEEPKVEDMPKVETEVTHAPKERRRGRREANTSAQNKKSENEKPKEFVRDKSPKEKVKEKSPREKRKEKGPKEQVKEKSPREQVKEKSPREQVKEKSPREQVKEKSPWEQVKEKSPKETNLIIPDFSVPKKMENNDSPMEFNFGLLRASASALSESKKTAKDEKKEFELPPLKLEVKEESVPEGPVIDLDAPVKAEKPVLLLSKTEADDLEDWLDSVLDD; encoded by the exons ATGCCTGATCGCCGACGTCAGCGCCATCAGAGGACGCGGCAAGATGCTGGTG TCCGTGATGACCCTGTCGGAGCTAGTAACAGAGATGAGGTGAGGCCAAAAGCACCTCCTCCTGAGATGACTAGACCTGAGAGACAAGGAGGTAGTGGAGTAAGTTATGCTGAACCCAAGGAGTATGAAGCAG TGACCATCATGCCTGATAAGGAAGCTCCATCCGAACCTCAGAAGTACCGTCGCCGAGAAGTGATAAGTAACTGGTCAAGATATGAAGAGTTGCCCCCAGATGATGAACCTGAAGATGGGGAAGATTATATGATTGGGGAAGACTTCTCCAAGATTCTTGAACAGCAAG caaACTCAGCTGATGGAGGGTTCTtcaagatgaaaggagaaaaaatgtggGATGACACAGAGATTAGCATTCTTACTTCTCATGGTCTTGGAGCATTGAATGTGGCTGATCTTGTGGCTGCTTTTAATACCATACCACTACATGTGCAACTTAACATCCCAGAGGAAGCACTACCT AAACGTGTGGTTAAACATTATGTAAATCTTGCAGAAGACCATCTGAAGTTGTATAAACCTAGCAGTGGTTATGCAGACTGCATGGATATTAATGAAAAGATTCTCCAGAGCCTGAAAATCAGTGAGGATGAGCCCCTTACACTTGTGAATGATGAAGCAGCTGATGATAGACAGGGCTGCAAGAATGCAGTGGATGTGGCATTGACATTGAGTAGTGAATTTGCTCCAGAGCCTGATGATGTTGATCTAGATACGCTAATTAGAGAGCCAAGTCCAGAGAAACGGCCAAGTCCAGtcaaagaaatgaagaggagggtCAAAGAAACTACCCCAGTGAAAGAATTTAGTCCTGCTAAGGAGTATAGTCCAATGAGAGACTTTAAACCTGTGAAAGATGTTAGCCCAATAAAAGACTTTAGCCCCGTTAAAGAATTTAGTCCAATTAGAGATATTAGTCCTGTTAAAGAAGTTAGTCCATTTAGAGAAATTAGTCCACTAAAAGAACCGAGTCCATTTAAAGAAACTAGTCCGTTTAAAGAAATTAGCCCACTTAAGGATATTAATCCAATTCAGGATGCTAGTTTTATGAAAGAAGTTAGCCCTCTTAAAGAAATTAGTCCCATGAGAGAGATTCCTCAAGTGAGCAATGAAACTAACCCCGTGACTGAAGAACCTAAAGTGGAGGATATGCCTAAGGTAGAGACCGAAGTCACTCATGCtccaaaggagaggagaagaggcagaagagaagCAAATACCTCAGCACAAAACAAGAAATCTGAAAATGAGAAGCCAAAAGAATTTGTAAGAGATAAAAGTCCTAaagaaaaggtgaaggagaagagtcccagagagaagagaaaggaaaagggccccAAGGAACAGGTGAAGGAGAAGAGCCCAAGGGAACAGGTGAAGGAGAAGAGCCCAAGGGAACAGGTGAAGGAGAAGAGCCCAAGGGAACAGGTGAAGGAGAAGAGCCCATGGGAACAGGTGAAGGAGAAGAGTCCCAAAGAAACAAATCTAATCATACCAGACTTTAGTGTGccaaagaaaatggagaataatGATTCTCCGATGGAATTCAATTTTGGGTTGCTACGGGCTTCTGCATCTGCCCTTTCTGAGTCTAAGAAGACTGCCAAGGATGAAAAGAAGGAGTTTGAGCTGCCACCCCTAAAGCTTGAGGTGAAGGAGGAGTCGGTTCCGGAAGGACCAGTGATAGATTTGGATGCGCCTGTGAAAGCAGAGAAACCTGTGCTGCTCCTTAGTAAGACTGAGGCTGATGACTTGGAGGATTGGCTGGATTCTGTACTTGATGATTAA